Proteins from one Leptonema illini DSM 21528 genomic window:
- a CDS encoding efflux RND transporter periplasmic adaptor subunit, with protein MERIVNYLKTALETGLEYIKKRRWYFISAAVVILLLPAFFRDPALPVETSTVKRGIYEQIIEEEGITQVKENFTLYSPVNGILRRIERHAGDPVKKGDVVALIDWDYARKVTAPITGTILRIHRESAGPVAMGSPLMDIGDTSQLEIIAEVLTQEAVAVRPGNAVTIEGWGGTPVAGTVRTVEPAAFKKISSLGVEEQRVRVIVDFTPPEGMGEGFRVYLRIIAFQKPDSVLVPSAAIFRDGEDWVLFRVDGGKARRTPVIVEHRSGTVVSVKEGVKEGDVVILYPGELIRDGVRVD; from the coding sequence ATGGAACGCATCGTTAACTATTTGAAAACTGCCCTTGAAACCGGCCTGGAATACATAAAGAAGCGACGCTGGTACTTCATTTCGGCCGCCGTCGTCATACTTCTGCTGCCTGCCTTCTTTCGCGATCCGGCACTGCCCGTCGAAACGTCGACGGTGAAGCGCGGGATCTACGAGCAGATCATCGAAGAAGAAGGCATCACACAGGTAAAAGAGAATTTCACGCTCTATTCGCCGGTGAACGGCATCCTGCGTCGCATCGAAAGGCATGCAGGCGATCCCGTTAAAAAAGGGGACGTCGTCGCGCTGATCGACTGGGATTATGCGCGAAAGGTAACGGCCCCCATCACCGGAACGATCCTGCGCATTCATCGCGAAAGCGCAGGCCCGGTGGCGATGGGTTCTCCTCTCATGGATATCGGCGACACGTCCCAGCTTGAAATCATCGCCGAGGTACTCACTCAAGAAGCCGTCGCCGTCCGACCCGGTAACGCAGTCACCATCGAAGGATGGGGCGGTACTCCCGTTGCGGGCACGGTCCGTACCGTCGAGCCCGCCGCGTTCAAGAAGATCTCGTCGCTCGGCGTCGAAGAGCAGCGCGTTCGCGTCATCGTCGATTTCACGCCGCCCGAAGGCATGGGCGAAGGCTTTCGCGTCTATCTGCGCATCATCGCATTTCAAAAGCCCGACAGCGTTCTTGTGCCTTCTGCGGCCATCTTTCGCGACGGAGAGGACTGGGTACTCTTTCGCGTAGACGGCGGTAAGGCCCGCCGCACGCCCGTTATCGTCGAGCATCGCAGCGGAACGGTCGTCTCAGTAAAAGAAGGAGTGAAAGAAGGCGACGTCGTTATCCTGTATCCCGGAGAGCTGATTCGCGACGGGGTGCGCGTCGATTAA
- a CDS encoding adenylate/guanylate cyclase domain-containing protein, which produces MNANVRLMSLSGLLFLLLFFFSSAGCRLPKSEVLPEVLAGRIELTNYQFQNRPVPLSGEWRFRWNELGDPSQTLEGTTMVPVPSHWMDYKSRLPVAISGEAVFEADVVLPEAFAPLAVRIPSMDTAFVLYWNGVEIARNANIYKQEADVFPLYYAPLVRSVPATPGVNRVTLHMVNSIYPRPGFRDAIQLGQESELKLAQERSLFFDVFLSGSLFLIALYHFGLFVLRPKDPSTFYFSCFALVISVRLAVTGEAFLFRLAPITWKISTFLEYLTFYMAASPLILFIRRLYPDEGVRWIDRIAVLTPVPFVLIVLFLPMQVYSQSLMAFQLYTLVAAGYFFYVLIRATLHHRETARSFLAGSTIFLAAYLNDALYAMRLIDSVFLVPFGLFVFFFAQAFLLSKRFATAFQTAETLTRELDEKVKERTQDLQVERDRSDGLLKNILPEEVASELKRQGSVRPMFYPSVSVIFIDFVDFTHFSESMNPGDLVSELDHCFRAFDEIMERSGIEKLKTIGDSYMAVSGVPVAQPDHAIRCCEAAFEIKAWMDNYMSRKEREGRRIWSYRIGIHSGPVTAGVIGSKKFAFDIWGDTVNVASRMESHAAPGTINVSEATYQLVRDRLHCESRGFVDVKGKGQMMMYRLVQRRAD; this is translated from the coding sequence ATGAATGCAAACGTGCGCCTGATGTCATTGAGCGGCCTTTTGTTCTTACTTCTCTTTTTCTTTTCTTCGGCCGGATGTCGGTTGCCGAAATCCGAAGTGCTGCCCGAAGTACTCGCCGGTAGAATCGAGCTTACGAACTATCAGTTTCAGAATCGACCTGTTCCACTGTCGGGCGAATGGCGCTTTCGCTGGAATGAGCTCGGAGATCCCTCACAGACGCTGGAAGGCACGACGATGGTTCCGGTGCCGTCGCACTGGATGGACTATAAAAGCCGTCTGCCCGTAGCGATATCGGGTGAGGCCGTCTTTGAGGCCGACGTCGTTTTGCCCGAGGCCTTTGCGCCTCTTGCCGTGCGTATTCCGTCTATGGATACGGCCTTTGTGCTATACTGGAACGGAGTGGAGATCGCTCGCAACGCGAATATCTATAAACAGGAGGCCGATGTTTTTCCGCTTTATTATGCACCTCTTGTGCGATCCGTTCCCGCAACGCCAGGCGTGAATCGCGTTACGCTTCACATGGTTAACTCGATTTATCCGAGACCCGGGTTTCGAGATGCGATTCAGCTGGGGCAGGAATCGGAGCTGAAGCTGGCTCAGGAGCGCAGCCTGTTTTTTGACGTCTTTCTCTCCGGGTCGCTCTTTCTGATCGCTCTGTATCATTTCGGGCTTTTTGTGCTGCGTCCGAAAGATCCGTCGACGTTTTATTTTTCGTGTTTTGCCCTGGTCATCTCTGTCAGACTGGCCGTTACGGGCGAGGCCTTCCTTTTTCGTCTTGCGCCCATTACCTGGAAGATCTCGACCTTTCTCGAATACTTAACGTTCTATATGGCCGCTTCGCCTTTAATCCTCTTTATAAGGCGTCTTTATCCGGATGAAGGCGTTCGCTGGATCGATCGCATCGCTGTGCTGACGCCCGTTCCGTTTGTGCTGATCGTCCTGTTTCTGCCGATGCAGGTGTATTCGCAATCGCTGATGGCCTTTCAGCTTTATACGCTCGTAGCGGCCGGCTATTTCTTCTACGTGCTGATCCGTGCGACGCTGCATCATCGTGAAACGGCGCGCTCGTTTCTTGCCGGATCTACGATCTTTCTTGCGGCCTATTTGAACGATGCGCTCTATGCGATGAGGCTTATCGATTCGGTATTTCTTGTTCCGTTCGGCCTGTTCGTATTCTTCTTTGCGCAGGCCTTTCTGCTTTCGAAAAGGTTTGCCACGGCCTTTCAGACCGCCGAAACCCTTACGCGCGAACTCGACGAAAAAGTGAAAGAAAGAACGCAGGATCTTCAGGTCGAGAGAGATCGCTCGGACGGCCTCTTAAAGAATATTCTGCCCGAAGAGGTCGCTTCAGAGCTCAAGAGGCAGGGCAGCGTGCGTCCGATGTTTTATCCGTCCGTATCGGTGATTTTCATCGACTTCGTGGATTTCACGCATTTCAGCGAGTCGATGAACCCCGGCGATCTGGTAAGCGAGCTGGACCATTGCTTTCGCGCCTTTGACGAAATCATGGAACGTAGCGGCATCGAAAAATTGAAAACCATCGGCGACTCCTATATGGCCGTGTCGGGCGTACCGGTCGCTCAACCCGATCATGCGATTCGATGCTGTGAGGCGGCTTTCGAAATCAAAGCATGGATGGATAACTACATGAGCCGCAAAGAGCGCGAAGGTCGTCGTATCTGGTCCTATCGCATCGGCATTCACAGCGGTCCCGTTACTGCGGGCGTGATCGGCAGCAAAAAGTTCGCCTTCGATATCTGGGGCGATACGGTAAACGTCGCCAGCCGTATGGAATCGCATGCGGCGCCCGGAACCATCAACGTCTCAGAAGCGACGTATCAGCTTGTTCGGGATCGCCTGCACTGTGAATCGCGCGGATTCGTCGATGTCAAGGGCAAAGGGCAGATGATGATGTACAGGCTCGTGCAGAGGCGCGCGGATTAG